A section of the Mycobacterium sp. 3519A genome encodes:
- a CDS encoding putative holin has translation MIALPRAWLLAGAMLVGLAVGQIAGIASTLLVKAAIRPDIVVALVIAVPSVIGMLTILLSGRRWLTALGAFVLAIAPGWFSVLVTIQVVHGA, from the coding sequence GTGATAGCCCTCCCGCGCGCGTGGCTGCTGGCCGGCGCAATGCTTGTGGGTCTCGCGGTCGGACAGATCGCGGGGATCGCCTCGACGCTGCTGGTGAAGGCCGCGATCCGGCCCGACATCGTGGTCGCACTCGTGATCGCGGTGCCCAGCGTGATCGGCATGCTGACGATCCTGCTGTCCGGGCGACGCTGGCTGACCGCGCTCGGTGCCTTCGTGCTGGCCATCGCGCCGGGGTGGTTCTCGGTGCTGGTCACGATCCAGGTGGTGCACGGTGCTTAA